In Seriola aureovittata isolate HTS-2021-v1 ecotype China chromosome 17, ASM2101889v1, whole genome shotgun sequence, a genomic segment contains:
- the LOC130185629 gene encoding phosphoribosyl pyrophosphate synthase-associated protein 2 isoform X2 has product MNHTKGGLVIFTANSHPSGRELSKRIAERLGVELGKVQVYQEANRETRVQIQESVRGKDVFVIQTVSKDVNTTIMEMLIMVYACRTSCARSITGVLPYFPYSKQCKMRKRGSIVSKLIASMMCKAGLTHLITMDLHQKEIQGFFNIPVDNLRASPFLLQYIQEEIPDYRNAVIVAKSPASAKRAQSFAERLRLGIAVIHGEAQDAESDQVDGRHSPPTVKTTGAIHPSMEIPLLIPKEKPPITVVGDVGGRIAIIVDDIIDDVDSFVAAAETLKERGAYKIYVMATHGILSCDAPRFIEESAIDEVVVTNTIPHELQKLQCPKIKTADISMILSEAIRRIHNGESMSYLFRNIGVDD; this is encoded by the exons ATGAACCACACAAAGGGTGGCCTGGTCATCTTCACCGCCAACTCACACCCCTCCGGCCGCGAGCTGAGCAAGAGGATTGCAGA gcGGTTAGGGGTGGAGCTTGGCAAGGTGCAGGTCTACCAGGAAGCCAACAGAG AAACAAGGGTACAGATCCAAGAGTCGGTGCGAGGCAAAGATGTCTTTGTGATTCAGACAGTGTCcaa GGATGTGAACACCACCATAATGGAGATGCTGATCATGGTGTACGCGTGCAGGACATCCTGTGCGAGAAGCATCACGGGAGTCCTCCCCTATTTCCCCTACAGCAAGCAGTGTAAGATGAGGAAGAGGGGCTCCATTGTCTCCAAGCTCATTGCCTCTATGATGTGTAAAGCTG GTCTCACACACCTGATCACCATGGACCTCCATCAGAAAGAGATTCAAGGTTTCTTCAACATCCCAGTGGACAATCTGAGAGCTTCGCCCTTCCTGCTGCAGTACATACAGGAGGAG ATCCCTGATTATAGAAATGCTGTGATTGTGGCCAAATCTCCAGCTTCTGCCAAAAG gGCTCAGTCATTTGCTGAACGGCTGCGTCTGGGTATAGCAGTGATCCACGGTGAAGCTCAGGACGCTGAATCAGACCAGGTGGATGGGCGACACTCCCCACCCACCGTCAAGACCACTGGAGCCATTCATCCCAGCATGGAGATACcat tgttgATCCCTAAAGAGAAACCTCCCATCACTGTGGTAGGAGATGTAGGAGGACGCATCGCCATCATAGTG GATGACATCATCGATGATGTTGACAGTTTTGTGGCAGCAGCGGAGACGCTGAAAGAAAGAGGAGCCTACAAGATCTACGTCATGGCCACACACGGCATCCTCTCCTGCGACGCTCCCAGGTTCATAGAGGAGTCGGCTATCGATGAG gtgGTGGTGACCAACACGATTCCCCACGAGCTCCAGAAGCTTCAGTGTCCAAAGATCAAAACGGCCGACATCAGCATGATCCTGTCGGAGGCCATCCGCCGCATCCATAATGGAGAGTCCATGTCCTACCTGTTCCGCAACATCGGAGTGGATGACTga
- the LOC130185629 gene encoding phosphoribosyl pyrophosphate synthase-associated protein 2 isoform X1, with protein sequence MTSAEEGLSAAWVPRDPLPECGESSGRDPRDMNHTKGGLVIFTANSHPSGRELSKRIAERLGVELGKVQVYQEANRETRVQIQESVRGKDVFVIQTVSKDVNTTIMEMLIMVYACRTSCARSITGVLPYFPYSKQCKMRKRGSIVSKLIASMMCKAGLTHLITMDLHQKEIQGFFNIPVDNLRASPFLLQYIQEEIPDYRNAVIVAKSPASAKRAQSFAERLRLGIAVIHGEAQDAESDQVDGRHSPPTVKTTGAIHPSMEIPLLIPKEKPPITVVGDVGGRIAIIVDDIIDDVDSFVAAAETLKERGAYKIYVMATHGILSCDAPRFIEESAIDEVVVTNTIPHELQKLQCPKIKTADISMILSEAIRRIHNGESMSYLFRNIGVDD encoded by the exons ATGACTTCAGCAGAG GAAGGTCTCAGCGCAGCGTGGGTGCCCAGGGATCCACTGCCTGAGTGTGGGGAGAGCAGCGGCCGAGACCCCAGAGACATGAACCACACAAAGGGTGGCCTGGTCATCTTCACCGCCAACTCACACCCCTCCGGCCGCGAGCTGAGCAAGAGGATTGCAGA gcGGTTAGGGGTGGAGCTTGGCAAGGTGCAGGTCTACCAGGAAGCCAACAGAG AAACAAGGGTACAGATCCAAGAGTCGGTGCGAGGCAAAGATGTCTTTGTGATTCAGACAGTGTCcaa GGATGTGAACACCACCATAATGGAGATGCTGATCATGGTGTACGCGTGCAGGACATCCTGTGCGAGAAGCATCACGGGAGTCCTCCCCTATTTCCCCTACAGCAAGCAGTGTAAGATGAGGAAGAGGGGCTCCATTGTCTCCAAGCTCATTGCCTCTATGATGTGTAAAGCTG GTCTCACACACCTGATCACCATGGACCTCCATCAGAAAGAGATTCAAGGTTTCTTCAACATCCCAGTGGACAATCTGAGAGCTTCGCCCTTCCTGCTGCAGTACATACAGGAGGAG ATCCCTGATTATAGAAATGCTGTGATTGTGGCCAAATCTCCAGCTTCTGCCAAAAG gGCTCAGTCATTTGCTGAACGGCTGCGTCTGGGTATAGCAGTGATCCACGGTGAAGCTCAGGACGCTGAATCAGACCAGGTGGATGGGCGACACTCCCCACCCACCGTCAAGACCACTGGAGCCATTCATCCCAGCATGGAGATACcat tgttgATCCCTAAAGAGAAACCTCCCATCACTGTGGTAGGAGATGTAGGAGGACGCATCGCCATCATAGTG GATGACATCATCGATGATGTTGACAGTTTTGTGGCAGCAGCGGAGACGCTGAAAGAAAGAGGAGCCTACAAGATCTACGTCATGGCCACACACGGCATCCTCTCCTGCGACGCTCCCAGGTTCATAGAGGAGTCGGCTATCGATGAG gtgGTGGTGACCAACACGATTCCCCACGAGCTCCAGAAGCTTCAGTGTCCAAAGATCAAAACGGCCGACATCAGCATGATCCTGTCGGAGGCCATCCGCCGCATCCATAATGGAGAGTCCATGTCCTACCTGTTCCGCAACATCGGAGTGGATGACTga